The Vulpes vulpes isolate BD-2025 chromosome 10, VulVul3, whole genome shotgun sequence genome has a window encoding:
- the LOC140594338 gene encoding olfactory receptor 4S2-like, whose product MEVANNVTEFIFLGLSQDPGMQLMFFALFLFFYIVIMVGNLLILLTVFSDPRLHTPMYFFLSNLSFVDIAYSSATAPKMIADFVSEKKTISYWGCVTQMFTFHFFGCAEIFVLTVMAFDRYAAICQPLRYTTIMSANTCIVLASLSWLGALGHSFVQTLLTFQLPFCHNQVIDHYFCDVHPVLKLACADTTLVNMLVIANSGLISLGCFLILLASYTVILFSLRKRSSESRRKALSTCGSHFTVVTFFFVPCIFIYLRPSTTFPLDKAVSVFYTTITPMLNPLIYTLRNEDVKNAMKRIWNNMVSLKEK is encoded by the coding sequence ATGGAAGTGGCTAACAATGTCACTGAGTTTATATTCCTAGGCctctcccaggatcctggaatgcAGCTGATGTTCTTTGCCTTGTTCCTCTTCTTCTACATCGTGATCATGGTGGGAAACCTGCTCATTCTACTTACAGTCTTCTCTGATCCCCGGCTCCACACAcccatgtatttcttcctcaGTAACCTGTCCTTTGTGGACATTGCCTATTCCTCAGCCACAGCACCCAAGATGATTGCAGACTTTGTTTCTGAGAAAAAGACCATTTCCTACTGGGGTTGTGTAACTCAGATGTTTACCTTCCACTTTTTTGGTTGTGCTGAGATTTTTGTCTTGACCGTTATGGCTTTTGACCGTTATGCTGCCATCTGCCAGCCTCTCCGTTATACGACCATCATGAGTGCCAATACTTGTATCGTGCTGGCATCACTGTCCTGGCTGGGAGCGCTGGGTCATTCCTTTGTTCAGACCCTACTGACCTTTCAGCTGCCTTTCTGCCATAATCAGGTCATTGACCACTACTTCTGTGATGTCCACCCAGTCCTAAAGCTTGCCTGTGCTGATACAACCCTGGTAAACATGTTGGTGATTGCCAACAGTGGTCTCATCTCTTTAGGGTGCTTCCTCATTCTTCTGGCCTCCTACACTGTCATTCTCTTTAGTCTTCGCAAGAGGTCTTCAGAGAGCCGGCGCAAGGCTCTTTCTACCTGCGGGTCTCATTTCACTGTAGTAACGTTCTTCTTTGTCCCTTGTATCTTTATTTACCTCCGTCCATCCACTACTTTCCCCCTGGATAAGGCTGTATCTGTGTTCTATACTACCATCACCCCAATGCTGAACCCGCTCATCTACACTCTGAGGAATGAGGATGTAAAGAATGCCATGAAACGGATATGGAATAACATGGTCTCCttgaaggaaaagtaa
- the LOC112915008 gene encoding olfactory receptor 4Q3-like, with translation MKKSNDSKVTEFVLLGLSSSWELQLFLFLIFLLFYMTVILGNLLIMVTVRADAHLLQSPMYYFLGHLSFIDLCLGCVTVPKMLRDFLQQGKIISFSGCLAQIYFLHFLGANETFLLTVMAYDRYVAICNPLHYLTVMNRQLCFQLVFACWCGGFIHSITQVMLVIQLPFCGPNELDNFYCDVPQVIKLACMDTYVVEVLMVSNSGLLSLICFFVLLFSYAIILTTLRTRFHQGRSKALSTCASHLTVVSLIFVPCVFIYLRPFCSFSVDKIFSVFYTVITPMLNPLIYTLRNADMKTAMKKLRKKYAASFFHSKG, from the coding sequence ATGAAAAAAAGCAATGATTCTAAGGTGACAGAATTTGTTCTTCTGGGCCTATCATCCTCCTGGGAACTACAGCTGTTTctcttcttaatatttttattgttttacatgACTGTTATTCTGGGAAACCTGTTGATAATGGTAACAGTGCGAGCTGATGCTCACCTGCTCCAATCTCCCATGTACTATTTTTTGGGTCATCTGTCTTTCATTGACCTATGCCTGGGCTGTGTTACTGTGCCCAAGATGTTAAGAGATTTTCTACAACAAGGAAAGATCATCTCTTTTTCAGGATGTTTGGCCCAGATCTACTTCCTGCACTTTCTGGGAGCCAATGAGACGTTTCTGTTGACAGTCATGGCCTATGATAGGTATGTGGCCATATGTAATCCCTTGCACTACCTGACAGTCATGAACCGCCAGCTGTGCTTTCAGTTGGTTTTTGCCTGTTGGTGTGGGGGTTTCATCCACTCTATCACACAGGTCATGCTGGTAATCCAGCTGCCCTTCTGTGGCCCCAATGAACTGGACAACTTCTACTGTGACGTCCCTCAGGTCATCAAGCTCGCGTGCATGGATACATATGTAGTAGAGGTGCTCATGGTCTCAAACAGTGGTCTGCTCTCTCTCATCTGCTTCTTTGTCTTGCTGTTCTCTTATGCCATCATCCTGACCACTCTGAGAACTCGCTTCCACCAGGGCCGGAGCAAGGCACTCTCTACCTGTGCCTCTCACCTAACAGTGGTCAGCCTGATCTTTGTGCCGTGTGTATTCATCTACCTGAGACCTTTCTGCAGCTTCTCCGTGGATAAGATATTCTCTGTCTTTTACACAGTGATCACACCTATGTTGAACCCTCTTATCTACACACTCAGAAATGCTGACATGAAGACAGCCATGAAGAAGCTAAGAAAAAAGTATGCGGCATCCTTCTTCCATAGTAAAGGATGA